Genomic window (Oryza sativa Japonica Group chromosome 3, ASM3414082v1):
CTCAACCCCCAGTTTTAATGCTACCATTTCAACACTAAATGTCTGCTTGGATTATTCGTGATTTCGTGTTTACATTTTGTGAATGCACATGAGTGTTCCATCTCATGCATTGCAAGGAAGAAATTGTGCACTTCATAGCTTAACTTTAGGCCTGATGAGGATAATGTTTCACAGAGTTGGCGTGAGCCCGTGACTTGAGCACATTGCTTAAGCGAGTTGTGTTCTTTGTTAGTCAATCGAGCTGCTTAGAGCTTCTACATTTTAGCAAGTCAGTTTGTGTTTAGTTAGAGTAGGTTGATGATGCCTCAGAATTTCACTTAGACATGTAGCCTGTTTAGATGCTAGTATATTTGATCAATCTGGTTTTCCAGAACCTTTCGATTTCTGCTTGCTTATGTTTGTATGAGTCCAAACCTGTGGCCTATACATGATCACAGTACTGTGTTTCTTTGTCCAGCAAATTGCTAGCTCTATATGGCACTGTTGTCATTTTAAGCATAATTGAAGTGTATTAGATAGGATGTCCAGGGTGAGTTGTTGAACATGCTTTGCTCATGATTTAGCTGGAGACTAGAAATCACTTCTATTTCACATGTTATCAGCAGTAGTTATTTTCACAAAAAATATTCACATATACCTGACTAAGTCCAGATAGTCTAGGCCTAGGAATAGGATTCTTGCTAAGGGTGTTAATTCTGATAAGCCTAGTTTCCATGGATATGCCACTGCATCGGCGCTTCCACGCACAATTCTTAACTCTTAGTCACAACACTTTCAAGTTCGAAATTACTAAAATGAGCTTTGCTCATCATAAGGCATAAATTATAATATTGTATGCTGGCAGATGATTCTTTGATGATTGGAGTGGTAATGTACTGCCCTTGAAAGATGAAGGTGGTGAGAACTACCTATTGCTTTCAAGCACTCCCAGCTAGTGTTCTAAAAAGTGGTCGTGCAGCCGCTTAAATATGGATGGCCATATCCCATCCATGCATGACcatgaaccaaacacaccctaagtgtACAAGGTTGCCAAACCTTTCTGAGTATTGTAATCGCTTCGTTTTCAAGGCTTATGATGTTAAGTGGGCAGCACATGCGGATATGCAACCCATTTACCGCATACAAGGCCGATTAAGGATGTATTTGGTTGGAGGGATTAGAGTGTATAGGATGCGATAGTACATGATACAACTCAGTTATTTGCTTAGAGGTATGGAAACGTACAACAGTTTGTCTGGTTACTTGTATGATATGGGATGGTATCGTACGGGAATTCGTTTGGTAGGATGAATGAATTTGATTTGGTAATACAAATTAACCCCATACAGTAATGAGCTCCATCTTTTGCCTTTCAGCTTATTAGCcgttgccaaaatttgaattttaaaacttaatttgagagtttattttgaggttttttcatcgtagtttatttttcagcattggttttaaatcgctaaggacacacatataaaagttttacccacaaaattatttttgattGCTGATAAGCCATTATGGCTTATAATCAGCATATGCCAAACGATGGGACTGATTATTTCCTTTTCATCTATCTTgtcattgcattttttttccttttttttcttaagctTCAGAGATCAGCTATTAATGATGTGTTGGGTTTTCACTTTTGATTAGTCCAGAtgtctgcctcctcctcctaggCAATGCAGCTAGTCCACCAGCGAATGTTTGGGTGAACACTGTCCCGTACGGCattatttttgattttttgtCGAACAAGACCATCCAGGATTTTGAGATAATATTCTCTAAAGTTGGATCCTACCATCCCAGACGGATTGATTTGGTTCATCCAACCAAACACTGCGATCAGCCGAATCCTTGATTGATCCTATCCATCTTGACCTTCACGTATCAAATGGCCCATGTACTTTTGTATGACTTTCATCCTATAAACCTATGTTCATTGTTCACACAGAAAGATGGGTTAGATGGTAATATTGTATTGTATTAGTGTATAAAAATGCATATGTATGTtcaatatatgtgtgtgtatatacttcacattttagattaaaaaaacccTTAAAACCACTTACAAGGTCGCTTTCCGCTTAAGCACTACAAGTTGTAGTGACCGCACCACACCGCTTACCGCTTTTAGAACCTTGCTCCCAGCTGATGCAGAATTCTGGTGTAGGGTTGTTGGATCATTTAGGACGTGTCTTGAGCCCCAATTCTGGTACTACCTTTTCACACATTCACAAAGCTCACCAGTCAGCAAGCTTTCTCTGAGATATTTTATGTCATTTGAACAATGCCAATGCATTGTGATGGTTCTCAAATAAATACACCGGAAGTTCTGAgtttaagaaaagaaaaagaaaaccctcTAGTCTAGATAATTTCCCAAATGGCCTCGGTTAGGGGATTTCCAGGTAAGGATCATAGTGTGTAGCTGAGGCTGGTgggatgggagggagggagtcctGCTCTCAAGCTTGTGGAGAAGCCATGATGGCTGGCACACCAGCCGTGTGGGGCACACCCTTTGCTGTGCGCCTACCACTGTAGGTGTGGACCCACATGACGCAAATATAGATATATCATATTAATCAGCGACTACATCTGCACATGTGCAAATAAGGCAGTACTTTACCAAAAGATCCCAATTAACACATACAGGTCTATATAAATCCACCCACAAATTATCCTAATTGACTGGCATAGAATgcgccatcaccaccaccaactcCTTTTTAAGCAGTACAGGTCCAGATCTATGGATAAGCTATTTTCTCTAAGGATCTTTTAAATTTTGGCAGGGCTGCGGTTGAATTTGAAAAGAAGGCACATGCTGATAACCTTGAACAAAGTAAAGCAATGGAGAAAAATATGATTGCTGTAGCCAGTGAGATTGAGAAGCTAAGAGGAGATCTTGCAAATGCTGAAAAGCGGGCCACTGCTGTCACCGCAACAGCACCTGTAGCTAATCCTGGTATTGCACTGGATCTCAGGAGTCTATTGTCACTTCCCTTTTCTGTGTAATCGGGGTGGGTAgccttaaattattatattccCAGTTTTTTGCATAGCCTTTTTTAATAGATTACAATTACTGAACCCAATGGCAAATGTGAAAGTTTCGTTCATAAAATTGCTAGTTAGGGAGACATCATGGGATTGCAGCATTTGCTTTTAGTAGTCAATTAGTCAATTTGCAGTTGATGCCCTCCATTCTGAAATATAGGTACTTAGTTACTTGTGGGAATCTATACCCAGTCCAATTAGACAATTTCCTGCCATGGCTAACAAAGCTCCTTTCAACCATATAGAAACCTGTAAAGGCATTGGTATTTGGTAAGAGTGTTAACTTGCAAGGGTGATTGGTTGGGAGAGGTTTAGAAGCATAGCATAAAAGCCACTATCCATGTCTCTTAGCTTCTTTCAATAGGTAGGCTTGAACTTCTCAAAAAGTTGTATGGAGATATTTGGCTGGACACTATTGAATTGTCACTCTGAATTGCATTGATTTGATTGTATCATTATTTTGAATTGGTTCTTTCATATCCTATTTCAGGGTTCCCTACAACATATGGCAATTCTGAGGCAACATATCCAGCACCTGCAGCATATGGTAACTCTGAGACAACATATGCACCAACGTATGGTAATACTGAGGCAGCATATGCATCAACATATGGAAGTTCTGAGGCAGCATATGCAGCAGCATATGGAAATTCTGATGCTTATAGCACTAATCAGGTTGGTTACATTCCCTTATCATTGTTCTCTTGTTTCATTTCTGGTGTCAAGTATATCTTTTTGCTTTCATTGTTATGCATGTCAAAGGATACGCACTCAAGGACTGAAATCCATTATTACTTGAACAGATGTATTTTAGTTAGTAGTTTGAATATTTGCTCCTCTTTTTATTTCACTGTTGGTCTTGAAATGATTCGTTGTGCCATGTATTGTTTCTGAAGTTTTCCACCCCTCCATAAGGAATTCAACGAAATATGTCTTTTTAGTGAAGGAAAACATGGATGGTAGCCCATTGTATTCTATAACCTATAGGTGTAACTCTTTTACATCTTCCCCTGTCAACGTCAACAGCATTAGGTATTTACAAGCTACATTTTGTGGTCTATGCTATAGGTTAATTAGTATGGGTACCACTTGCTCTAAACTGTAAAGTGTAAACATATGCTCTGTTCTATTAGGGACTAATAGTTCCTGGTGAGGGAAAACCATTAAAGCTTCTCTCCCTTAATTGTTGGATCATGGGTGTATTTTGAATTTGGTTTCTGTTCCAGGCTTGAAAATACCAAATTATGCTCCAACTTCCTAGTGCCTCTATATATTATTAGTGATTGCTGTGTCTTCTTTATCACAGGCTCATACCCGCACCGATGGCAATCCTCATTACATGGCTCCACCTGTTCATTATGCGCAGTATGACAGCCAGCACACCAATGTGCAAAGATGAATGATGAGTCAGGGTAGCTTTGACCTTGGGTGTAATCCTGGCATTTGTCAATGTAGTTGCTGGGTTCACCAAATTTAAGGTTATCTGCAGGAATTCATTCCATGGAAGTGATGGATACACTGTTTTTCCCCTATCTTTTCATTAACCAGTTCCGGAATGCTCGAGCCAGTTGCCTGAAGTCAAAATCTTTCTGCAAATTGTCGATGTATCACCCTGATGAACCATGGATTAGTGAGACCGCAGCTCAGTCTTTTTAGTCAGGGATTGTGATTATTCGCAAATGTAGTGCTGCAGCATTTTCCTTTGTAAATATATAGTGGATAATGGTCCAATGGTAACAAGCCGTTCTCATGCATGATGCGTTACATTTTGTTTGCCTATGAAATATGCAAACCTGTTCatgctctgaagtctgaacaagaGTAGTTGCCTATCTATTTGATTAGATGGTTTACTGATTACTGGAATTCTGCCAATTCAAAAGCTTATCAACTGGAGTAGTGTTTTTGCACGAACGTTGTAAATTATTTGTCGCAATAAAAGGGCAGATGATTATCAGGGAAATGATATCTggctcaaaataaataaataaacaaccAATAACACCATGACCGGCCCAGTGGCCCGCCCAATAGACTAGGCCCCTTCT
Coding sequences:
- the LOC4334576 gene encoding protein FLX-like 1 yields the protein MRREIQKGRAAVEFEKKAHADNLEQSKAMEKNMIAVASEIEKLRGDLANAEKRATAVTATAPVANPGFPTTYGNSEATYPAPAAYGNSETTYAPTYGNTEAAYASTYGSSEAAYAAAYGNSDAYSTNQAHTRTDGNPHYMAPPVHYAQYDSQHTNVQR